One Triplophysa rosa linkage group LG9, Trosa_1v2, whole genome shotgun sequence genomic window carries:
- the LOC130559387 gene encoding leucine-rich repeat-containing protein 27-like, with product MTHQKKVSDRKEKVVNNIASVQLRSAPDTIYMSRRGLMEISEFVLNTTHVKSLYLEGNEFTRLPEHFFSSLPSLVWLDLRHNELTNLPAGVGHHRCLKTLLLEGNPITELPPELGNVITLKALSLRNCPLTFPPHHIVNQGLAKILHYLRSTTAELDVPAVEKLQLSDLSGFSLDLCEEAVDDADIRHFQELRHRMVQMERADLEQPGTSEGDRGAGPLVLTTIRTKAVTRGICSETQSWSRTDEIRLAAMRELKEKQWLLEERKRAHEQLWSHRNQSHRVPEQHTRRTTEDRSSAHLTRDITVIPGFQ from the exons ATGACACACCAGAAGAAAGTCTCTGATCGTAAAGAAAAGGTCGTGAATAACATCGCCTCAGTGCAACTGCGTTCTGCACCAGACACGATTTATATGAGCAGAAGAGGTTTGATGGAAATATCGGAGTTTGTTTTGAACACGACACATGTAAAG AGTTTATATCTGGAAGGTAATGAATTCACTCGTCTTCCTGAGCACTTCTTCAGCTCTCTGCCATCTTTAGTGTGGTTGGATTTGAGACATAACGAACTCACAAATCTCCCTGCAGGTGTTGGCCATCATAG ATGCTTGAAAACGTTACTTTTGGAGGGCAACCCAATAACTGAACTACCGCCAGAACTGG GTAATGTAATCACACTGAAAGCCCTGAGTCTGAGGAACTGCCCTCTCACGTTTCCACCTCACCATATCGTGAATCAGGGGCTGGCAAAGATTCTCCACTATCTGCGCAGCACCACGGCTGAACTAG ATGTTCCTGCGGTGGAGAAGCTGCAGTTGTCTGATCTGAGTGGCTTCAGTCTGGATCTGTGTGAAGAAGCAGTGGATGACGCAGACATCCGCCACTTTCAGGAGCTTCGGCAcaggatggtccagatggagaGGGCTGATTTAGAACAGCCTGGAACATCAGAGGGCGACAGAGGAGCTGGACCGCTCGTCCTCACCACCATCAG GACTAAAGCCGTCACGAGAGGCATTTGCTCAGAAACCCAGAGCTGGAGCAGAACAGATGAGATCAGACTGGCAGCCATGAGAGAACTGAAGGAGAAACAGTGGCTTCTTGAGGAAAGAAAGAG AGCCCATGAGCAGCTGTGGAGTCACAGAAACCAAAGCCACAGAGTCCCAGAGCAGCACACCAGAAGAACCACAGAG GATCGATCCTCTGCTCATCTCACCCGAGACATCACAGTTATTCCTGGATTCCAGTGA